In Nicotiana tabacum cultivar K326 chromosome 2, ASM71507v2, whole genome shotgun sequence, the following proteins share a genomic window:
- the LOC107776966 gene encoding small ribosomal subunit protein eS4: MARGLKKHLKRLNAPKHWMLDKLGGAFAPKPSSGPHKSRECLPLIIILRNRLKYALTYREVIAILMQRQVMVDAKVRTDKTYPAGFMDVVSIPKTNENFRLLYDTKGRFRLHAIRDEEAKFKLCKVRSIQFGTKGIPYLNTYDGRTIRYPDPLIKANDTIKLDLESNKIVDFIKFDVGNVVMVTGGRNRGRVGVIKNREKHKGSFETVHIQDALGHEFATRLGNVFTLGKGTKPWVSLPKGKGIKLSIIEEARKRLAAQSATTA, from the exons ATG GCTAGAGGGTTGAAGAAACATTTGAAGAGGCTCAATGCGCCTAAGCATTGGATGCTCGACAAGCTTGGTGGAGCCTTT GCTCCCAAGCCTTCCTCTGGTCCACACAAATCAAGGGAGTGTTTGCCGCTCATCATTATCTTGCGAAACAGGTTGAAGTATGCTCTCACATACCGTGAGGTGATTGCAATTCTGATGCAACGACAGGTTATGGTTGATGCAAAAGTGAGGACAGATAAGACTTACCCAGCTGGTTTCATGG ATGTTGTCTCAATTCCAAAGACTAATGAGAACTTTCGTCTCCTTTATGACACAAAGGGACGATTCCGTCTTCACGCTATCAGGGATGAGGAAGCCAAG TTTAAGCTTTGCAAGGTCCGATCTATTCAGTTTGGTACTAAGGGGATTCCTTACCTTAATACTTATGATGGTAGAACAATTCGCTACCCCGATCCTCTCATCAAGGCCAATGATACCATCAAGCTGGACTTGGAGTCCAATAAGATTGTTGACTTCATCAAGTTTGATGTTGGAAATGTTGTGATGGTAACTGGTGGTAGAAACAGGGGACGTGTTGGTGTTATTAAGAACAGGGAGAAGCATAAGGGTAGCTTTGAGACCGTTCACATTCAGGATGCCCTAGGCCATGAATTTGCTACTCGTTTGGGAAATGTTTTCACCCTTGGCAAAGGTACAAAGCCATGGGTGTCTCTACCTAAAGGAAAAGGTATCAAGTTGTCCATCATTGAGGAGGCACGGAAGAGGCTTGCTGCTCAATCAGCTACCACtgcctga